The DNA segment cacagatatatatatatatatatatatatatatatatgtatatatatatatatatatatatatatattgtatgtatatatatatatatattaatatatgtgtatatattcaatatatatactacatatatagtatatatatatatatatatatatatatatatatatatatatatatacatagacacacaaatattgatataaatatatatataaaatatgtataaatattgattGTTTATATGTGTGGAGAATGCTGTTATCACAAGAGGTAGCAAAAACGTTAAACCATCAGTGGCATtgtacaaaacataataataatatatatatatatatatattatatatatatatatatataatattatatataatattgtatatatatatataatatatatatatatatatgtggtatatatatataattatatataatataaaatatatatatatatatatatatatatatatatgtgtatatatatatatatattatatataatatgatatatatatataatatatatacacatactagtaataataaaattgactATTATCTTATATCGCCATAACAATTTAGTAATCAAACTGCAGAGATTTCTTCAAACCGTTGCCACTAAACCTCCTTGCCCTGTCTTGCTGCCTAATTTCCTCTTCCTGCACGCATGCATGTGtgcagagtatgtgtgtgtgcctgagagCGTGTGCTCAATCATCAAACATCGGAATCAACCATACGAACGTACAGTATATAAGGAGCACAGAACAGCCTCTGGCCACGAGACCCCAGATCGTCCTACAAACACTATAATCTGAACCTAAGGAGCTTCCTTCGCACTAATCACTATGATCGCCTTTCGGATGGTAAGCAGGATGATAAAAGTACTTTTGCTGGTCGTCTGCACGGGCGAACTAGTTTGTATGCCTCTGAAGCGAGTGAAGGCcttatgtttttttcctcttagtAAAAGGAATTGTTAATAGTCTTTTTTCATCCTCAGAAGTTCACGAGGTTTAATGGACATTTTTCACTAAAATGTGGCAGTTACTCACGAAGATTTCTTCTGGTGTTCAGACTCCTTTCTTTAAATCTGGCGTGGTCGCCCTACATTGTTATAATTAAGAATCATACATTTTTAAGAGGAAGAAGGTTGGTCAGGGATGATGTTTGCTGATAGCATACTGCATATGAATACCATAATATTCTGTTGGTTATAATTgcatagtattagtaatgattttGAACGCTTAATGAGGATATCAACTTGaatattgccatttttttatcatccctcGCGTTGAAACGATATTGTTAGTATCAAAGtatgtctgtttctttccttAGATGATTTTAGCGACGGTCGTAGCGTTGTTGATGACTCAGGCTCATGCCCGCCGTAGCAGTTTTGCCCCCAACTCAGTCTTCGGGAGGCAGGACAGCCTCGACGAACGTGAGGCCTACCCCGCGGAATGCCAAGGTTCTTTCGACGTGGCGGCCTTGACAGCGGTGAATGATATGTGTGTTCAATGCGAAAACGTAACTCGGGACCACTCGACTTTAGCCAATTGCAGGTATGTTGTAAAATATCTAGATATGTCTATAAGATCTCATATATTGTCTGAACTTGAGTATATCGCACTATTGTATTCCTGTTAACACGGTAGCATTCTACACACCACCGCCACATTTCATCTGCGTCCACAGTGCGTTAACCATTGAAGAAAGACGTCCATCTTTCAGTCTTCCTTTTCAGGTCGAACTGCTTCACCAGCGCTACCTTCGCCAATTGTCTGGAGTTGCTTCATCTGCCAGAAAGTGACAAAGAAACGTACCAAGAACATGTGCGGTTGCTGGGTAAGTAGTCCTACTTCGCCTGCAGTGACCAGACGCTGTCACAAGATATCGGAAGGCGAGGGCGTTCAGGGAGAAACTGTTTGTCATGAACGAAGCAATGAATTGTGTTTCCTCTCGCCTGAAATAAATGTTTCAGCAACTTAGATGTTTCCCTCTTGATTATTTCTGATATCAGAAATCACCTTTACTATGAACTGAACCGAATGTGATGGAGAATgtctgataataacagtaaatatcaCTCTTTGGCTAGCTATGGCACTACAGTAAACGCGGTTTCCTCCCCGAATCATCAGCCAATATTCATGTTCTGGCAAACCTCATCAGTACCAGGAAACCAGTCTATAACCATAACGCTATCACTGCACATGTATTATTGCAGAAAGCCTTGGCTTATTAAATAATCAAttgcatataagtatatgcatgagagtgtgtgtgtgtgtgcacacacacacacacacacacacgcacacatacacataaacacacacacacacacacatacacataagcacacacacacacacacacacacacacacacacacacacacacacacacacacacacacatacatacacataaatacacatacacacacacatacacataaatacacacacacacacccgtgtaaaaaggtatgaatgagaatgaatatcttcacaatgcatgaGATGTATTTAAATGGTTTCGTGCAgaaatatatttctgacgaaaatctaacgaaaccgattaaatacatatcatttattgtgaagatatccattctcattcataccttttctccatttgtcacaatgaaaacagttcatatacacacccatatatatatatatatatatatatatatatatatatatatatatatatatatatatatatatatattgaccacGCAGCTTTGTTTATGTACGTTTTCGTTTCAAAGGTATATTATTAAAGCAAAACTAATAGAGTAAATTACAAAAATCATCCATGATAGATAGGCTGTTTAAATGCTTTTAcaatgaaaagggggaggagggtgtgtgttCTTCTGCAGCGGCCTGACTATTTCCACAAAGGTTGGTAAATTTCATTCAAGAACACCGCCATGTTtccgccagtgtgtgtgtgtgtgtgtgtgtgtgtacctatctatctatctgcccatctatatatctatctatatatccatttatatatatatatatatatatatattacatacatacatatatatacatatacatatatatatatatatatatatatatatatatatatatatatatatatatatatatgtgtgtgtgtgtatatatactcatatatatacagtatatatatacatatataaacacacacagacacacatatgtgtgtgtgtgtgtgtgcgtgtgtgtgtgtgtgtgtctatatctctattcatctgtctatcaatccatctacaaatgtatatatacacatatgtatacacacacacacacacacacacacacatatatatatatatagtaaataattcaaaggtccttttatatttatatatatacatatatattttagatctTGTTTTagctttatttaatttctttcgatgttattttatttgttaatctaagTAGTAATCTCCTCTAGGTTATAGCAAGATAGAAATTGTAGGAcggatttattattatacttcaacattacaatcacaatcacaaaaatacagaacagagaaatacgggatcacagaacacgggatcacagaaAACGGAAAGACACGGGATCACGAAcacggaacagacacgggatcacaaaaacacgggaacagacacggatcACAGAACAGGGGAACAGACAGGGGATCACAGAACCGGGAACAggacacgggatcacagaacacgggaacaacacgggatcacaggaacacagaacacgggaacagacacggatcacaggaacacagaacacggaacagacacgggattACGGGAAACACAGAAAacaggaacagacacgggattaCGGGAAACACAGAACAGGggacagacacgggatcacaggaacacagaacacgggaacacacACGGGATAAACAGGAACATAGAACACGGGAACacacacgggatcacaggaaaacacagaaaacgggacagacacgggatcacaggaacacagaacacggatcGTCTTCATTTCGTTAGAACTTCTTTCTCAGCTAATCTCGGCTCTACTGTATTTAAGCGAATAGAAATAAATGGACGTCTCCTCCTCCGGCCCTCGAGGAAGGTAGagccctgataaaaaaaaatgtaagaattaAACTCAGAAATAATGGTCTTTTAAAATATCAGTGTGATATTAGAATTCAaattaatattacaagaaaaaaaaaaaaaaaaaaaaaaggagaggggggatgagacctTACCCGTTCCGTGTTAGTAACGAACTGAACGTTCACGGAAGCTATTCCTCCGACTAATTCTTGACAAAACCGAACCTGAATCGGTTCGGATTCATGGAGCTTCAAGTTAGCTAAACAGCTAACTATCCACGtaattttttgtcattaataGGCCATTCCTTCACACAAACTCCCCCCTTTAAGAATCTATCTCTGATAGATAGAAGACTAGCACGATCTACTCCAAAAGATCGGCACCCACATTATCACGACCAGCTACATGTACAAGTCTAAATTTATAAGGTTGCAGACTAAGTGCCCACCTTACAACACGGTTATTTGATCTTCTGAAATTCTTTAAGTAAACAAGAGGTTTATGGTCCACCTCTAATATGAACTCCTTTCCCAtaagataataatcaaatttcTGGACCCCAAACACAATAGCCAAACATTCACGCTCAATAGTAGAATACTTCGTTTAAACGATCTAGAAAACTTGCGACAGCATATGCTCCGGATAGGGATGGTTTTATCAACATACTGGAGCAGGACTGCTCCAATTCGAGTTTGAATGCACTGTTCTAAGAACAAATGGAAGATTTACGTCTGGGATCTTGAGAATTGGCTCACTAGCCATAGCAGCTTTAAGCTGTGAAATTTACTGTTAAATCATTAGTCCCTTTTTTAGTGCCTCATAAACCCCCTTTTTCGAAGCAAGTCTGACAAAGGGCTTGTGAGGGATGAGACTTGTGGAATAAACATCTTGTAAAAGGGATATCTTCCAAGAAAAGATCTTAAGAGTTTCTTGGTAACAGGTAGCGGTACTTTCATCATAGCTTCAACTTTATCAAACTGAGGACGCAAGTGTTTTCCTCAACAATAAAACCTAGATAATGGATTGGTCCCTAGCCAAACTTACATTTTGAAGGGCGTGCTTTTGAGACCATGCTTTCGAAGACAGTCTAATACTGATCTGAGAGAATCTAAGTGTTCTTTCCAAGAAATaccatagataaaaatattatcaaaatagaaAGTAACATTGGGCAATCCTTCTAGAAAAAATTCTCATCAACCTAAAATTGTTGCACAAGCAGTAACTAAGCCAAATGGTAACTAGTGAATTCCATTAGACCTCGGTGAGTAGGAGGTTTTGCTCCCCTCTGTTAGGGGGATTTCTAAAGCCTCCACTTCAGGGAATATTAATGGGTGGATGCGCTTTACTTTAGCGGCCCTAGTTTGGACTGCCTGGCTAATTTTCAATTCCCCAGTGATGGATTGATTTAAGTCCCTGGAACTCCAGGGTAGTTCCCGATGACACATTACAAAATTTAATGGGTGCCCTTAAAACATTAGCCCACCCAACAAAGTTACGCCCCCTAATATAACACCTTACCTGTGGGAAAAGGGGTTAACTCTACCTAAATAATCTGCAACTTGAACCATTTTACAGTTTAAGGTAACAGCATCTGGAATCAAATCATCAGAGACAATTATACAAGAACAACCGTGTCTCTTAAAATTCTTGAAACCCACATTCCATTCACAGTTTTCCCGAAGATGAATATTTATTGCAATGGGTTTTCTAAGCAAAATCCTACCTTCTCGGggtgtttcttaaaaaaaagggggttctttTGGGCACAGGTTTAATGTGCCCCTGCTCTCCACAGTAATGACAACGTAACTTGACAATTCTGCTTTAACATTCTTAGGGGGATTAGGAGTAAACTTTTTACCCCTATCAAAATTTGATACGCGGGGATAAGCATTGTGGGCTGAAGCCATGTATCTGCTAGCTCCACAGCTAATTCTAGGGAACTGACATTATGTTCCTTAATGAACATTCTTAatctggagagagaggaggagggcgaacTGATCAAAAATCATGAAGGATCTAAGAGAAAAGAAGTCTTTGGTACACTACGACCCTTTATCCAGTCATCAAAAAAGGGGGCCTAGATGTAGAGAAAATTGTTGATAAAATTTCACCTGCTCCTGATTTTACTAGATCTAAATTCGTTTCTGTAATGATCTGGAGTTTACTAAATCCTTTCAAGAGAGCCCAATTTTAACTGCTCATAATCATCTGtaatttctgaagaaaaaaaaggtgtatatacTTACAGCCTTACCAGTTAAAAGACTAGCCCAGTCGAATGGAGTAAGTATCAGAATTAATCCCCAGTAACGAAGCAACCCGTTCAAATCTCACTAGGGAAGAAGATATATCCTCCCCGTCCTAAATACGGGGAAAGATGGTTTTAACTGTTCCTCCATACCAACAGGAGAAAAGGACCCTTCTGTCTATTGGCCCGAACTAATTCCAAtcgtattccattttctttgttctctctccgtttctaatctaactttttctatttccttttcggcTTCGATCTTTGCCTTTTCTAAATCTCCTTCCTTAGCTCTTTCTTCCCTGTAATACGACTGCTGACTAACTACATATTTGGCAACATCATCCCCGACGAGTCCTAAAGACTCCGCCTGATGCTTCAGCGTATCAAAAGAATAATCTGCCATAATGGCAACAGGAATTTACTAAACTCCTTTCTGACCAACGGATCTACGAGCACGCTACTAAACACGGTGACCAAAAACTTGAGGAGACCTAATCTCGCACCAAGCAGATATCTTGACACGGACATCACAATCCGGAACACAGCCAAGAatccttaaacccaaaaaatcttGGGCAACCCTAGTCGTTGTCAGACAACTTCCAATCTAATCGATAAAATAGGATCGAATATACAAATTCGGATCCAACTTTTCTTCCGGGCCCAAGGACAGCAAACAACAAAAAGCCCGCAACAACAAAAAGACCCAAATTTCCACCAATAACCCAGAGAGATTACCttagatcctggcaaggtcgccacttgtaaataaatttaaaggttcgtttatatttatatatatatataaatatatatatttaatatttttttttttttttttttagatctttttttagttttatttaaattttttggtaaaagttaccgagagtgacgcccCTGAATAGgaaaaaatggacactgccatcttgtagagcataaaaaatagactaggaaacaatataaataaatctgcagcggcctcatgttacccggaaaatgagggaaatacgTTCTACATGCcaccgctcagagactaagtccacaacaccctcaaaatggcagagtccataatttctcgttttctattgctccatttctttcattttctatttatccattttctataaggatcgcgttttcTTTGACCATAATtcttgcgttttctgttgacaaccatggaaatcatttccgatttgttttttatttccatcattattttctcttatttctaacaacatttcctttagttttttatgctattacatatctttggttgctctctcaaatgtagttgcggttttatgttgtttttccttatcatttctattatcagattcttaattatttaacaatactactgcttgtttaccgtaattgcctcatatatcggaacaatacactcgcggtcgcttgctcactcactctcacttaagcCGGTGACATGGCAACAGCAAGCTCAAACTTTTGTCGTCGgtgtgacatggggtatgttctcttttatattaagtaatttgtaattgtattgtgtatattttattagctcatatcattaccattttactgttaaatgttatttatggtaggtacgggcaattttggcagcaatacggcggccaggccgacctattgctcgatctgtgccggtcgcacaacttaatcacccaaaaatttaattgtcccaagtgccgtgaaaactgccgccttgataatgaatactattttattggcccaccctgaagaaaataaaattccatcagttcctcctcgccgctgctcgtcGTACCCAccacactgacggtatgtggcaattattttttttaacgaaatagatgTCTCTTGGCACGAAGTGGTATGAAATAGGGTCATTATAGGTGtatttattaccacagggggtccagggggcagagccccctggctagggaatatatagatcgtagtgtataaattccacagggttaaggttaggttggtttattggttaggacgcattgtacgattaccataggggatgtgaattatgtgaaacaccgtagattttttttttgccgagcgacgggttttatccccgtagagtttttcgaaatttggcgcgtcggtccgtagagtttcaattgccgatttttaccgttttttgtgcttgtttacttcgttcgtcggacaatgtttggctcgggttttcgaaaaatcgactttttaacgtttcataaatcactttcttcgatttctgcagcttcctatgggcacccagtgctatccattattcccccccccttcaacccccgattccccacgcatcccccaagatcgttgggtagaggaaagatataaaaaatccaattttggaacttagtctctgagagggtgcgtcgctctcggtaacatttaccaatttctttcgatgttattttatttgttaatctaagTAGTAATCTCCTCTAGGGTTATAGCTAGATAG comes from the Penaeus monodon isolate SGIC_2016 unplaced genomic scaffold, NSTDA_Pmon_1 PmonScaffold_1274, whole genome shotgun sequence genome and includes:
- the LOC119569129 gene encoding crustacean hyperglycemic hormone 6-like, translated to MIAFRMMILATVVALLMTQAHARRSSFAPNSVFGRQDSLDEREAYPAECQGSFDVAALTAVNDMCVQCENVTRDHSTLANCRSNCFTSATFANCLELLHLPESDKETYQEHVRLLGK